One genomic region from Geotrypetes seraphini chromosome 13, aGeoSer1.1, whole genome shotgun sequence encodes:
- the BAK1 gene encoding bcl-2 homologous antagonist/killer isoform X2, with protein MASGNNDKPPGHHLRRGSGGQERRRSSLLLSNREEQVAEETEEVFRSYAFHRYQMEQQENAEVVPVDPEITEISGQLSSTANNVGRRLAFIGDDINMRYDSEFQDMLKHLQPNMDNAYDYFRRIATSLFESGINWGRVIALLGFGYRMAIYVYQNGIRGFLSRIARFVAEFIMRNRIARWIAQQGGWMVKMAALRNLMLNKSNSAK; from the exons ATGGCCTCAGGGAACAATGACAAGCCTCCTGGACACCATTTGCGCAGGGGCAGTGGTGGGCAGGAGCGCCGACGTTCCTCGCTGCTGCTTTCCA ATAGAGAAGAGCAAGTGGCTGAAGAAACAGAAGAGGTATTTCGTAGTTATGCCTTCCATCGTTACCAGATGGAGCAGCAGGAGAATGCAGAGGTCGTGCCTGTGGACCCCGAGATTACTGAGATTTCTGGGCAGCTGAGCAG CACAGCCAATAATGTCGGACGTCGGCTGGCATTCATCGGTGATGATATTAATATGCGCTATGACAGTGAATTCCAAGACATGTTAAAGCACCTGCAGCCCAATATGGACAATGCCTATGATTATTTTCGGAGGATCGCCACTAG TCTTTTTGAGAGCGGCATTAATTGGGGACGTGTGATTGCACTGCTGGGCTTTGGCTACCGAATGGCGATTTATGTCTATCAGAATGGTATTCGAGGATTTCTGAGCCGCATTGCACGCTTTGTTGCTGAATTTATAATGCGCAACCGCATCGCTCGCTGGATTGCACAGCAGGGAGGATGG atggtgaaaatggctgctttacgtaacttgatgttgaacaagagc
- the BAK1 gene encoding bcl-2 homologous antagonist/killer isoform X1, whose amino-acid sequence MASGNNDKPPGHHLRRGSGGQERRRSSLLLSNREEQVAEETEEVFRSYAFHRYQMEQQENAEVVPVDPEITEISGQLSSTANNVGRRLAFIGDDINMRYDSEFQDMLKHLQPNMDNAYDYFRRIATSLFESGINWGRVIALLGFGYRMAIYVYQNGIRGFLSRIARFVAEFIMRNRIARWIAQQGGWVAALELDNDYFKYVLVVLAVVVVGQFVVRRFFSP is encoded by the exons ATGGCCTCAGGGAACAATGACAAGCCTCCTGGACACCATTTGCGCAGGGGCAGTGGTGGGCAGGAGCGCCGACGTTCCTCGCTGCTGCTTTCCA ATAGAGAAGAGCAAGTGGCTGAAGAAACAGAAGAGGTATTTCGTAGTTATGCCTTCCATCGTTACCAGATGGAGCAGCAGGAGAATGCAGAGGTCGTGCCTGTGGACCCCGAGATTACTGAGATTTCTGGGCAGCTGAGCAG CACAGCCAATAATGTCGGACGTCGGCTGGCATTCATCGGTGATGATATTAATATGCGCTATGACAGTGAATTCCAAGACATGTTAAAGCACCTGCAGCCCAATATGGACAATGCCTATGATTATTTTCGGAGGATCGCCACTAG TCTTTTTGAGAGCGGCATTAATTGGGGACGTGTGATTGCACTGCTGGGCTTTGGCTACCGAATGGCGATTTATGTCTATCAGAATGGTATTCGAGGATTTCTGAGCCGCATTGCACGCTTTGTTGCTGAATTTATAATGCGCAACCGCATCGCTCGCTGGATTGCACAGCAGGGAGGATGG GTGGCAGCATTGGAGCTAGACAATGATTATTTCAAATATGTGTTGGTGGTGTTGGCTGTGGTAGTCGTGGGCCAGTTTGTAGTACGACGTTTCTTCAGCCCGTGA